In Pseudomonadales bacterium, a single window of DNA contains:
- a CDS encoding DUF3467 domain-containing protein, whose translation MSNNGSPAITTHASTAGEQQQIKLNTTNLKSSYCNMCNANTTREEVVLNFGVNQNWDRGQGGLEVSLEHRIILSPFAAKRLAQMLNKLVSEYETHYGKLE comes from the coding sequence ATGAGCAACAACGGCAGTCCCGCGATCACGACGCACGCGAGCACGGCGGGTGAACAACAGCAGATCAAGCTGAACACCACGAACCTGAAGAGCAGTTACTGCAACATGTGCAACGCGAACACCACGCGCGAGGAAGTGGTGCTGAACTTCGGGGTCAACCAGAACTGGGATCGTGGGCAGGGCGGACTCGAGGTCTCGCTCGAGCATCGCATCATCCTCAGCCCGTTTGCGGCCAAGCGCCTGGCGCAGATGCTGAACAAGCTGGTCAGCGAGTACGAGACCCACTACGGCAAGCTCGAGTGA